A segment of the uncultured Desulfobulbus sp. genome:
GCCTCGAGAGGAACCGGGAGCCATGCGAAGAACCTTTGCAGCCTATGCAGATAATTTTTTACGGTGTGAGGTGAATAATTTTTTCTCTTCAAATACCGCCTGTAATTGAGTACTGATTCTGTGAGATGCATTTTGCCCTCCTTTTTCAATAACGGTCATAGCACGGAGATATTCATTTTCACGTGTAGCATCTGATAGCCTTGCATAGCGTAAGGTCATTTCGATTGATTGGTGACCAAGGATTTGTTGTAAGACCTCTATCCGTAATCCGGCGTTGAGCATGTCTGTGGCAAAAGTGTGGCGCAGGCAATGGAAGCTGTACCCATAGTGGGATAAATCGGCCCTTTTGAGAATTTGAACAAATGCCTTTCTCGCTGCCGCATATGATATTTTCTCATTTCGCGGACTGTAGAAAAGATAGTCCTTTTGCAGGTCCCTTCTTTTCAGCCATTCGCGAAGGGCAGAGTCAGCATCTGAGCTGAAGTAAACCACACGACCCTGGTCATTTTTTTCTGCCAGGTAAATCAAGATCTTCCTTTCCGGGAGAACGATGTCTGAGATTTTCACATTGAGCAATTCGCCAATTCTCAGGCCTGTCCGCAGTAAAAGAAGGACCAAGGCGTGATTTCGAGGGTTGCCGGTGGCTGAAAGCAAAAGGTCGACATGTTCCGACGGAATAGCTCTGGGTAAAGAGTCAGGTGGCTTCAGTCGAATCTTTTTAGATAGAACTGCCAGTGGAAGAATCTTTCGTTCAACCAGGAAGATAAGAAACGTGTACACACTTCTTAAATTGCATATTACCGAGTTTGCCTTCAACCCACGATCCTGCCCATGCTCGACGAAGGCACAGATATCTTGACGGGTAACGCTGAAAATATTGGCACCTGTTTTGTCCAAGAACTGCAGGAAGGATAAGACTACATAGGCGGCCTGTTTTATGGTGAAAATCGAGTTGTTTTTACGATATTTTTCTCGAAGATAGGTCACGGCGAGGTCAGCTCCGATCAGACCAGTACCTGTGAGCCGAGAACAAAGATGATCGACTTCTTGATGTTTTTTGCTGGTGCATCCGTCAGGTGGTGACCAGTCTGATTGAGGTGGAGAGCTTGGAGGGGATCTTAGGAATCTTGCTTCGTCTGGGGCGTCTAAAGGAAAATTGACGGAGCTGTATTTTTCCTGCAGAACAGCGGCCCACTCGCTGGAGTGATAATTGGCAGGTATCCAATGTTGTTCGGCCATGATAACCTCCTTTTTCTTTTGTAGAAAAAACAGGTTGTTATTGACCGAATTATACC
Coding sequences within it:
- a CDS encoding tyrosine-type recombinase/integrase, with translation MAEQHWIPANYHSSEWAAVLQEKYSSVNFPLDAPDEARFLRSPPSSPPQSDWSPPDGCTSKKHQEVDHLCSRLTGTGLIGADLAVTYLREKYRKNNSIFTIKQAAYVVLSFLQFLDKTGANIFSVTRQDICAFVEHGQDRGLKANSVICNLRSVYTFLIFLVERKILPLAVLSKKIRLKPPDSLPRAIPSEHVDLLLSATGNPRNHALVLLLLRTGLRIGELLNVKISDIVLPERKILIYLAEKNDQGRVVYFSSDADSALREWLKRRDLQKDYLFYSPRNEKISYAAARKAFVQILKRADLSHYGYSFHCLRHTFATDMLNAGLRIEVLQQILGHQSIEMTLRYARLSDATRENEYLRAMTVIEKGGQNASHRISTQLQAVFEEKKLFTSHRKKLSA